A single bacterium DNA region contains:
- a CDS encoding ABC transporter substrate-binding protein, giving the protein MLSLSRRLTVIALVVALAAGAFFTAPPVLGQGAPIKIGTVFAVTGPGSSLGKPEKDTATMLQAQLAATPIGGRPVQLITYDSETDPTKAVLLIKKAVTEDNVVAVVGGTTSPESQAMADYAMAAETPFMSVAASTTISVPSRAWVFQMPQRNDVAAATAMQYLLALHIKTFAFLYRNDDFGQDGLVALRTYGLHQGITLVDTEPFAATDTDLSVQVARARVKNPDAMVVWSTPPTASIAAKNIRQLGMKTPILESHGIANKAFIQLAGPAADGVVFPSGKLLIVDKLPAGDPQKALLEKYAKDFEAANKYAANTFGGHALDGLTMLLDAIRHVGPDKAKIRDYLEHLKGFVGTGGVFNLSPQNHNGLTTKDMVLVVIKNGNWDIWK; this is encoded by the coding sequence GTGCTGTCATTATCGCGCAGGCTCACCGTCATCGCGTTGGTGGTCGCGCTCGCCGCGGGAGCGTTCTTCACTGCACCGCCGGTGCTCGGCCAGGGCGCGCCGATCAAGATCGGTACCGTGTTCGCCGTGACCGGGCCGGGCAGTTCGCTCGGCAAGCCGGAGAAAGACACGGCCACGATGCTGCAGGCCCAGCTCGCTGCCACCCCCATCGGCGGGCGGCCGGTCCAGCTCATCACCTACGACAGCGAGACCGACCCCACAAAGGCGGTCCTGCTCATCAAGAAGGCCGTGACCGAGGACAACGTCGTCGCGGTCGTCGGCGGAACGACCAGCCCCGAGTCGCAGGCGATGGCCGACTACGCCATGGCCGCGGAGACCCCGTTCATGTCGGTGGCGGCCAGCACGACGATCAGCGTCCCCAGTCGGGCCTGGGTGTTCCAGATGCCGCAGCGCAACGATGTCGCCGCCGCAACCGCGATGCAGTATCTCCTGGCCCTGCATATCAAGACGTTCGCGTTCCTCTACCGGAACGACGACTTCGGGCAGGACGGCCTCGTCGCCCTGCGCACCTACGGTCTCCACCAAGGGATCACGCTGGTCGACACCGAGCCGTTCGCGGCCACCGACACCGACCTGAGCGTTCAGGTGGCGCGCGCGCGGGTCAAGAACCCCGACGCGATGGTCGTCTGGAGCACGCCGCCGACCGCATCCATCGCCGCGAAGAACATTCGCCAGCTCGGCATGAAGACACCGATCCTGGAAAGCCACGGGATCGCCAATAAAGCGTTCATCCAGCTGGCCGGGCCGGCCGCGGACGGCGTGGTGTTCCCCTCGGGCAAGCTGCTCATCGTCGATAAGCTGCCCGCGGGCGACCCTCAGAAGGCCTTACTCGAAAAGTACGCCAAGGACTTCGAGGCGGCCAACAAGTACGCGGCCAACACATTCGGCGGCCACGCCCTCGACGGGCTCACGATGCTCCTCGACGCGATCCGGCATGTGGGCCCCGATAAGGCCAAGATCCGCGACTATCTGGAGCATCTCAAGGGGTTCGTCGGGACCGGCGGGGTCTTCAACCTGTCCCCTCAGAATCACAACGGGCTGACCACCAAGGATATGGTGCTCGTGGTCATCAAGAACGGCAACTGGGACATCTGGAAGTAG
- a CDS encoding flavin reductase family protein, giving the protein MDEAPPDPTEFRRMMGLFATGVTVITAQVAGEIHGMTANAVMSLSLDPLLLCVAVSRTARMHAFLTGAGGFALNILSEDQQALSQFFAGAWRHASPPEYRLHPWVGGPRLVGCLAAAGCRIDTVLDGGDHHLFLARVLALHRTEGPLNPLLFFGGHYHRLREPAGVPRDPIEVWNPEEVQIFYEP; this is encoded by the coding sequence GTGGACGAGGCACCGCCCGACCCGACCGAGTTCCGGCGGATGATGGGCCTGTTCGCGACGGGGGTCACGGTCATCACGGCCCAGGTCGCCGGCGAGATCCACGGGATGACGGCCAACGCCGTGATGTCCCTCTCGCTCGATCCGTTGCTGCTGTGCGTCGCGGTGAGCCGCACCGCACGGATGCATGCATTCTTGACGGGGGCCGGCGGGTTCGCGCTCAACATCCTGTCCGAGGACCAGCAGGCGCTTTCGCAGTTCTTTGCGGGGGCCTGGCGGCATGCGTCGCCGCCCGAATACCGCCTGCACCCCTGGGTGGGCGGCCCGCGCCTGGTGGGCTGCCTCGCCGCGGCGGGCTGCCGGATCGACACAGTGCTGGACGGCGGCGATCATCACCTGTTTCTCGCCCGCGTGCTCGCGCTGCACCGGACGGAGGGACCGCTCAACCCGCTGCTGTTCTTCGGCGGCCACTACCACCGGCTTCGGGAACCGGCGGGGGTGCCGCGCGATCCCATCGAGGTCTGGAACCCCGAGGAGGTGCAGATCTTCTATGAACCCTGA
- a CDS encoding branched-chain amino acid ABC transporter permease, with amino-acid sequence MLALLPQLLLTGITVGSIYALVALGFVLIYTVTGILNFAQGEFSMLSALVCASLLTWHLPLGVAALCAVAIVCVLGAATERLAIQPAFGGHPLTLIIITFGVSMAFRGIALMLWGADPYAIPEFTPGPALIVLGGVLVRQAMWAIGLSVAVVLGLFTFFVRTVPGAAVRACADNAFASRLVGISPRRMSLLAFTLSAGLGAVAGIVITPITGATYDMGLSLGLKGFVAAVIGGLTSAPAAVIGGYLVGIIEALTTGYLSPGYGTAITFLVLLIVLFLQREGLLHGAQRRQA; translated from the coding sequence ATGCTCGCGCTGCTGCCCCAGCTGCTCCTCACCGGCATCACCGTCGGCAGCATTTACGCCTTGGTGGCCCTCGGCTTCGTCCTCATCTACACCGTCACCGGGATCCTGAATTTCGCGCAGGGCGAGTTCTCGATGCTGAGCGCGCTCGTGTGCGCGAGCCTGCTGACCTGGCACCTGCCGCTCGGGGTGGCGGCGCTCTGCGCGGTGGCGATCGTGTGCGTGCTCGGGGCGGCGACGGAGCGGCTGGCGATCCAGCCGGCGTTCGGCGGCCACCCGCTCACCCTCATCATCATCACGTTCGGGGTCTCGATGGCGTTTCGCGGGATTGCGCTGATGCTGTGGGGCGCGGATCCGTACGCGATCCCCGAGTTCACCCCGGGGCCGGCACTGATCGTCCTCGGCGGCGTCCTCGTCCGCCAGGCGATGTGGGCGATCGGGTTGTCCGTCGCCGTCGTGCTGGGGCTGTTTACCTTCTTCGTCCGCACCGTACCGGGTGCGGCGGTCCGCGCGTGCGCGGACAATGCGTTCGCCTCGAGACTCGTCGGCATCAGCCCTCGGCGAATGTCTCTGCTCGCGTTCACGTTGAGCGCCGGGCTCGGAGCGGTGGCCGGGATCGTGATCACCCCGATCACCGGCGCGACCTACGACATGGGCTTGTCGCTCGGTTTGAAAGGGTTCGTGGCCGCGGTCATCGGCGGGCTCACGAGCGCGCCGGCCGCGGTCATCGGCGGGTACCTGGTAGGGATCATCGAGGCCCTGACGACCGGCTACCTCTCCCCCGGGTACGGGACGGCGATCACCTTCCTCGTGCTGCTCATCGTCCTGTTCTTGCAGCGTGAAGGGCTGCTCCACGGCGCCCAGCGGAGACAGGCGTGA
- the hpaD gene encoding 3,4-dihydroxyphenylacetate 2,3-dioxygenase: protein MNPEIDLAPGHPEFNILRAGHAEFRVTDLGRARAFYVDLLGFVESEQQGERLYLRGYEERDHHSLVLRRAASPGVGHIAFRVASEEDLERLEHLHRRHDLPARWVHEEAGQGRALRVQDPAGLPVEFYHQIDQVERLLQRYDLYRGACIMRVDHFNCQVPDVVTAARWYQKALGLGCSEYFESADDPPQLWGIWLHRKQNVHDIALMTGVGPRVHHAAFWVQDQSSVLRACDILAAARMTDRIERGPGRHGLSNAFFLYLRDPDNNRIELYTGDYLIADPDWRPIRWRLNDPQAATFWGHPAPSSWFEDASQVESIVDGSFVETRPPRLRDRPSFVT from the coding sequence ATGAACCCTGAGATCGACCTGGCCCCGGGGCACCCCGAGTTCAACATCCTGCGCGCCGGCCACGCCGAGTTTCGCGTGACCGACCTGGGGCGGGCCCGCGCATTTTACGTCGATCTGCTGGGTTTTGTCGAGAGCGAGCAGCAGGGGGAGCGTCTGTACCTGCGCGGCTACGAAGAGCGCGATCACCACAGCCTCGTGCTGCGGCGCGCCGCCTCTCCGGGCGTCGGCCACATCGCCTTCCGCGTGGCGTCCGAGGAGGACCTGGAGCGGCTTGAGCATCTCCACCGGCGCCATGATCTTCCCGCGCGTTGGGTCCATGAGGAAGCCGGCCAGGGCCGGGCGCTGCGCGTACAAGACCCGGCGGGCCTGCCGGTCGAATTCTATCACCAGATCGATCAGGTGGAGCGGCTGCTGCAGCGGTACGACCTGTATCGCGGCGCGTGTATCATGCGGGTGGACCATTTCAACTGCCAGGTCCCCGATGTCGTGACGGCGGCGCGCTGGTATCAGAAGGCGCTGGGCCTCGGGTGCTCGGAGTACTTCGAGAGCGCCGATGACCCCCCGCAGTTGTGGGGGATCTGGCTGCACCGCAAACAGAACGTGCACGACATCGCGCTGATGACCGGGGTCGGCCCGCGCGTACACCACGCGGCATTCTGGGTACAGGATCAGTCGAGCGTGCTGCGCGCCTGCGACATCCTCGCCGCCGCCCGGATGACCGATCGGATCGAGCGGGGCCCAGGTCGCCACGGGCTGTCCAACGCCTTTTTTCTCTACCTCCGCGACCCGGACAATAACCGGATCGAGTTGTACACCGGCGATTATCTCATCGCCGATCCAGACTGGCGGCCGATCCGCTGGCGGCTCAATGATCCGCAGGCAGCCACTTTTTGGGGACATCCCGCCCCGTCCTCCTGGTTCGAGGACGCATCACAAGTGGAATCCATCGTGGACGGCTCGTTTGTGGAAACCCGCCCGCCCCGGTTGCGAGACAGGCCGAGCTTCGTGACGTAG
- a CDS encoding ABC transporter ATP-binding protein: MTAVLRVEHLTKRFGGLVAVRDVDMAVAPQEILAIIGPNGAGKTSLFNLITGFLPPTSGDIYFRDQRITGLAASRIASLGIIRTFQNLLIFNETTVAENVMVGCHRWTHTGLLHAALALPAAVREDRQVSDTAREALAVVGLERREHDLARDLPFGQQRLLEIARALVARPAVLLLDEPTAGLSAQEARDLVTLIRRLRADGSTFVVIEHNMDVVMEAADRVVVLDYGEKIAVGPPQAIQQDPRVIAAYLGEDVAAVSRSGGDASPGGAP, translated from the coding sequence GTGACCGCCGTGCTGCGGGTCGAGCACCTGACGAAGCGGTTCGGCGGGCTCGTCGCCGTGCGCGACGTCGACATGGCCGTCGCCCCCCAGGAAATCCTCGCCATCATCGGCCCGAACGGCGCGGGAAAGACCTCCCTGTTCAACCTGATCACGGGGTTCCTACCCCCCACCTCGGGCGACATCTACTTCCGAGACCAGCGGATCACCGGCCTCGCGGCGTCGCGCATCGCCTCGCTCGGGATCATCCGCACCTTTCAGAACCTCCTCATCTTCAACGAGACCACCGTCGCGGAGAACGTGATGGTCGGCTGCCATCGCTGGACCCATACCGGGCTGCTCCACGCTGCGCTCGCGCTTCCGGCGGCCGTGCGTGAGGACAGGCAGGTCTCCGACACGGCGCGGGAAGCCCTGGCCGTCGTCGGCCTGGAGAGACGGGAGCACGACCTTGCCCGCGACCTGCCGTTTGGCCAGCAGCGCCTGCTGGAGATCGCGCGCGCGCTGGTCGCTCGTCCGGCCGTCCTCCTCCTCGACGAGCCGACCGCGGGGTTGAGTGCGCAGGAGGCGCGCGACCTCGTCACCTTGATCCGGCGCCTCCGAGCGGACGGGAGCACGTTCGTCGTCATCGAGCACAACATGGACGTCGTGATGGAAGCGGCGGACCGCGTGGTCGTCCTGGACTACGGCGAAAAGATCGCCGTAGGTCCGCCTCAGGCGATCCAGCAAGACCCGCGGGTCATCGCCGCCTACCTGGGAGAGGACGTGGCCGCCGTGAGCCGCAGCGGGGGCGACGCCTCGCCCGGCGGGGCGCCGTGA
- the hpaB gene encoding 4-hydroxyphenylacetate 3-monooxygenase, oxygenase component: MPARAGAQFLQGLRDHPRDLWLEGERVADPVEHPAFRNVVRSVAALYDMQHDPAVRNEMTYVSPTTADRVGLSFLMPHSHDDLVRVRKMMKRWADYSGGFMGRTPDYLNRSLAGFAAAAAYCAENDPRFGENIRRYYELVRERDLCLTHTLINPQANRSVGPSQQADPYLAARIVEEDHRGLVLRGARMLATLPTADEIMVFPSTLLKAGPDDAPYAYALALPTDTPGLRFLCRESFDYGKSPLDHPLGSRFEEMDAVVIFDNVRVPWERVFLLRDVEKCNKAFAATGAVAQMAHQVVTKNVAKTEFILGVASLIVDTIAIEQFQHVHEKMAEIIITLETMRAFLRTSEVEAQVNRWGIMQPAWPPLDAARNAYTRMYPHLVEILQQLGASGLMAIPTEKDLRGPEKETIRRYYQAARADAADRIKLFRLAWDIAVSAFGSRQALYERFFFGDPVRMAGAMFNAYDRTPYMERVKEFLDRAERAAPELLPAPND, encoded by the coding sequence ATGCCGGCGAGAGCGGGAGCCCAGTTTCTGCAAGGACTGCGGGATCACCCCCGGGACCTCTGGCTCGAAGGCGAGCGGGTGGCCGACCCGGTCGAGCATCCCGCGTTCCGAAACGTAGTGCGGAGCGTGGCCGCTCTGTACGACATGCAACATGACCCGGCTGTGCGAAACGAGATGACCTACGTCTCGCCGACGACGGCCGACCGGGTCGGGCTGTCCTTCTTGATGCCCCACAGCCACGACGACCTGGTGCGCGTACGGAAGATGATGAAGCGGTGGGCGGATTACTCCGGCGGGTTCATGGGACGCACCCCGGATTACCTGAACCGGTCGCTCGCCGGATTCGCGGCGGCCGCCGCCTACTGTGCCGAGAACGACCCGCGGTTCGGCGAGAACATCCGCCGGTACTACGAGCTCGTACGCGAGCGCGATTTGTGCCTCACCCACACGCTGATCAATCCCCAGGCCAACCGGTCGGTCGGTCCGTCCCAGCAGGCCGATCCGTATCTCGCGGCGCGGATCGTGGAGGAGGACCACCGGGGTCTCGTCCTGCGTGGCGCCCGCATGCTGGCCACGCTGCCCACGGCCGACGAGATCATGGTGTTCCCGTCGACGCTCTTAAAGGCGGGCCCGGACGACGCCCCCTACGCCTACGCGCTGGCGCTCCCCACCGACACGCCGGGCCTGCGCTTCCTCTGCCGGGAATCGTTCGACTACGGGAAATCGCCCCTGGACCACCCACTGGGGTCTCGCTTCGAAGAGATGGATGCGGTCGTCATCTTCGATAACGTCAGGGTGCCGTGGGAGCGGGTGTTCCTGTTGCGGGATGTGGAGAAGTGCAACAAGGCGTTCGCGGCGACCGGCGCGGTGGCGCAGATGGCGCATCAAGTCGTGACCAAGAACGTCGCCAAGACCGAGTTTATCCTCGGCGTGGCCTCGCTCATCGTCGACACCATCGCCATCGAGCAGTTTCAACACGTCCATGAGAAGATGGCTGAGATCATCATCACCCTGGAAACGATGCGGGCGTTCCTCCGCACGAGCGAGGTCGAAGCGCAGGTGAACCGCTGGGGGATCATGCAGCCGGCCTGGCCGCCGCTGGACGCGGCGCGGAACGCCTACACGCGGATGTACCCGCATCTGGTGGAAATCCTCCAACAGCTCGGCGCCTCGGGGCTCATGGCCATCCCAACGGAGAAGGACCTGCGGGGGCCCGAGAAGGAGACGATCCGCAGGTACTACCAGGCGGCGCGCGCGGACGCCGCGGACCGGATCAAGCTGTTCCGGCTCGCCTGGGATATCGCGGTCAGTGCGTTCGGGTCGCGGCAGGCCTTGTACGAACGGTTCTTCTTCGGCGACCCGGTGCGCATGGCCGGCGCCATGTTCAACGCCTACGATCGCACGCCGTACATGGAGCGCGTGAAGGAGTTTCTCGATCGTGCGGAGCGGGCCGCGCCGGAGCTCCTGCCCGCGCCGAACGACTGA
- a CDS encoding branched-chain amino acid ABC transporter permease gives MRERIALGVLALVIGALPFAVSTAYAFNVLNIIGLYAIVTLGLILLGCSGQVSLGQAAFYGLGAYASALLSRDLGWTPWITIPLAIAAVAGVAYLVGLPTLRLADHFFVLATVGFGIIVNVLMVQLLPVTGGGNGLRDIPALQVAGVRLATDRQFYYPIWALTFVTLILARNITSHRTGRALRAILGSEVGAAALGIDVPRYKMQVFVLSAAYAGLAGALYAHYIRFISPSPFSLLASLFFLIMAAVGGLTNIWGGLFGAALVTIMDQGIRTEVPRIFPRVGGEYQTAIYGVLLVLIMIFFPRGIVRGALDLRHALSGRSLGTPARATDAEPAEEGRA, from the coding sequence ATGCGGGAGCGGATCGCGCTCGGCGTGCTCGCGCTCGTGATCGGCGCCCTGCCGTTCGCCGTCTCGACCGCGTATGCGTTCAATGTCCTGAACATCATCGGGCTCTACGCGATCGTGACCCTGGGCCTGATCCTCCTGGGGTGCTCGGGCCAGGTCTCGCTCGGGCAGGCGGCGTTCTATGGGCTCGGGGCCTACGCGTCCGCGCTGCTGAGCCGCGATCTGGGGTGGACCCCGTGGATCACGATCCCGCTGGCCATCGCCGCGGTCGCGGGCGTGGCGTATCTCGTGGGACTCCCGACCCTGCGCCTGGCCGACCACTTCTTCGTCCTGGCCACGGTGGGGTTCGGGATCATCGTGAACGTCCTCATGGTGCAGCTCCTGCCGGTGACCGGAGGCGGAAACGGGCTGCGGGACATCCCCGCGCTCCAGGTCGCCGGCGTGCGGCTCGCCACCGACCGGCAGTTCTATTATCCGATCTGGGCGCTCACGTTCGTCACCCTCATCCTCGCTCGGAACATCACCTCGCATCGCACCGGGCGCGCGCTGCGGGCGATCCTGGGGAGCGAGGTGGGGGCCGCTGCGCTCGGCATCGATGTCCCGCGATACAAGATGCAGGTCTTCGTGTTGAGCGCGGCGTACGCGGGTCTGGCCGGCGCCCTGTACGCGCACTACATCCGGTTCATCAGCCCATCGCCGTTCTCGCTGCTCGCCTCGCTGTTCTTCCTCATCATGGCGGCGGTGGGCGGGCTCACCAATATCTGGGGCGGGCTGTTCGGGGCGGCGCTTGTGACGATCATGGACCAGGGGATCCGGACCGAGGTGCCCCGCATCTTCCCCCGCGTGGGCGGCGAGTACCAGACCGCGATCTACGGCGTCCTGCTGGTCTTGATCATGATCTTTTTCCCGCGCGGGATCGTCCGGGGCGCGCTCGACCTCCGCCACGCTCTCTCCGGGCGTTCCCTCGGGACGCCGGCGCGGGCGACCGACGCGGAACCGGCCGAGGAGGGGCGCGCGTGA